One Devosia lacusdianchii genomic window carries:
- a CDS encoding peptide ABC transporter substrate-binding protein yields MNALLKIAGALAVATALTAPALAQTTVIAPSGSTAGTYMDYMKTVYDRGTGSELLQIPIATFDKEFELTPMAAESWSQSEDGLTWTFKLRAGLVWSDGEPLTAEDYVFALQRAATSGYDFAWYWDFAGGIKGWKEVTEGTANVATLGLKAVDDLTIEVTTVAPKPYLPSVTSLWYPVPKHKVDELGDDWAVNVESIVSSGPFEIESWEKSNNSVVFTKSDTYTGPWSPVIDRLELDPTLNAPEVGLPAFLAGDSDYSFLNTGQVPVATQRFPDGIRKNAVFATSYISYDLDAAPFNDVNVRRAFYYAVDRAELTSTVLKDIAIPAGSILPPGYPGYSESVVAQATFDPEKAKQFLADAGFPNGEGFPDVEIWYRDEGGYNGAIVPAMAQYLQAEFKEVLGINLNVRPLPGPEWMDGLRGKKNNIFIAPYEYDYLDPSNFYGIFYNGGRHGYFIPEYDELVAKADSEPVWEERVKLYAQAEQVMIDQGLIVPLVHPITIAVISDQLGGDAAAPNKLGFTSLDRLAHYFFTHLTKQ; encoded by the coding sequence ATGAATGCATTGTTGAAAATCGCCGGCGCGCTTGCCGTGGCGACGGCTTTGACCGCGCCGGCACTGGCACAGACGACCGTCATCGCACCGAGCGGATCCACCGCCGGCACCTACATGGACTACATGAAAACAGTCTATGATCGCGGCACCGGCTCCGAACTGCTGCAGATCCCGATCGCGACCTTCGACAAGGAATTTGAGCTGACGCCGATGGCGGCGGAAAGCTGGAGCCAGTCCGAGGACGGCCTCACCTGGACCTTCAAGCTGCGCGCCGGCCTCGTCTGGTCCGATGGCGAACCGCTGACCGCGGAAGACTACGTCTTCGCCCTGCAGCGCGCCGCCACCTCAGGCTATGATTTTGCCTGGTATTGGGATTTTGCCGGCGGCATCAAGGGCTGGAAGGAAGTCACCGAAGGCACTGCCAACGTTGCGACCCTCGGCCTCAAGGCTGTCGACGACCTCACTATCGAAGTCACCACCGTCGCCCCCAAACCCTATCTGCCATCGGTCACCAGCCTCTGGTACCCCGTGCCCAAGCACAAGGTTGATGAGCTTGGTGATGACTGGGCCGTCAATGTCGAGTCCATCGTATCCTCCGGCCCGTTCGAGATCGAGAGCTGGGAGAAGTCGAACAATTCCGTCGTCTTCACCAAGTCCGATACCTATACCGGCCCCTGGTCGCCTGTGATCGATCGCCTGGAACTCGATCCGACGCTTAACGCCCCCGAAGTCGGCCTCCCCGCATTCCTGGCCGGCGATTCCGATTATTCCTTCCTCAATACCGGCCAGGTGCCGGTGGCGACCCAGCGCTTCCCCGATGGCATCCGCAAGAACGCCGTCTTCGCCACCTCGTACATTTCGTACGATCTCGATGCCGCCCCGTTCAACGACGTCAACGTTCGCCGCGCCTTCTACTATGCGGTCGACCGTGCCGAGCTGACCTCAACCGTGCTCAAGGATATCGCCATCCCGGCCGGTTCGATCCTGCCGCCCGGCTATCCCGGCTACAGCGAGTCTGTCGTCGCCCAGGCGACCTTCGACCCGGAAAAGGCCAAGCAATTCCTGGCCGATGCCGGTTTCCCCAATGGCGAAGGCTTCCCCGATGTCGAAATCTGGTATCGCGACGAGGGTGGCTACAACGGCGCTATCGTGCCCGCCATGGCGCAATACCTGCAGGCCGAATTCAAGGAAGTCCTGGGCATCAACCTCAATGTCCGCCCGCTGCCGGGCCCGGAATGGATGGATGGTCTGCGCGGCAAGAAGAACAACATCTTCATCGCGCCCTATGAATACGACTACCTCGATCCGTCCAACTTCTACGGCATCTTCTACAATGGCGGCCGTCACGGCTACTTCATCCCCGAATATGACGAGCTGGTCGCCAAGGCCGACTCCGAGCCGGTCTGGGAAGAACGCGTCAAGCTCTATGCTCAGGCTGAGCAGGTGATGATCGACCAGGGCCTCATCGTCCCGCTCGTTCACCCGATCACCATCGCCGTTATCTCCGACCAGCTCGGCGGCGACGCGGCCGCGCCCAACAAGCTCGGCTTTACCTCGCTCGATCGCCTTGCCCACTACTTCTTCACCCATCTGACGAAGCAGTAG
- a CDS encoding pyridoxamine 5'-phosphate oxidase family protein → MAKEHPDDNKKTPAEVTDRIWELAKKIDICMFTTWDGQNQRSRPLSARVFREENAIHFLVDVEGHKNAEIERFPTVSLAWVDSGGHKYVVIAGKAKLSNDRAKIASLWSDWDKAWWNDENDPSIRLITVTPEDGELWDSPNAAVTFAKMAVAAVTGAPPKMGDNAEVKL, encoded by the coding sequence ATGGCCAAGGAACATCCCGACGACAACAAGAAGACCCCGGCCGAAGTGACCGATCGCATCTGGGAACTCGCCAAGAAGATCGACATCTGCATGTTCACGACGTGGGACGGGCAGAACCAGCGCAGCCGGCCGCTCTCCGCCCGCGTCTTCCGCGAGGAGAATGCCATCCACTTCTTGGTCGACGTGGAAGGCCACAAGAACGCGGAGATCGAGCGCTTCCCCACCGTCTCGCTCGCCTGGGTCGATAGCGGCGGCCACAAATATGTGGTGATCGCCGGCAAGGCGAAGCTCAGCAATGACCGCGCCAAAATCGCCAGCCTCTGGTCCGACTGGGACAAGGCCTGGTGGAATGACGAAAACGATCCCTCCATTCGCCTGATCACGGTCACCCCCGAGGATGGCGAACTCTGGGACAGCCCTAATGCCGCCGTCACCTTCGCCAAGATGGCCGTCGCCGCCGTGACCGGCGCGCCCCCCAAAATGGGCGACAATGCCGAGGTCAAGCTCTAG
- the uvrB gene encoding excinuclease ABC subunit UvrB has product MAANKPLYAERMRNKRALDRADQKLAAEAAQAEEDARKALAAAEKKKTALEKRRTTKSNNDTATGMSARTNKTKINSVDRIDFGFGETEQAGFGHKPSAREISRAAAADPEAQARLREALDASVKKNKARNNEDVSNATTVGVTATVKALEQIILHGRKEVEGSSPWVPHKASNLLEKRGLARPFRMQTDYKPAGDQPTAIAELIEGINNGETDQVLLGVTGSGKTFTAAQVIAGTNRPALILAPNKTLAAQLYGEFKSFFPDNAVEYFVSYYDYYQPEAYVPRTDTYIEKESTINEQIDRMRHSATRAILERDDVIIVASVSCIYGIGSVEDYTAMTIDVQKGQKIDQRELLAKLVALQYKRGDTGFVRGTFRVRGDTVEIFPAHYEAAAWRVSLFGNEIESITEFDPLTGKKSADLTFIRVFANSHHVTPRTTMNQALKLIRAELSARLQELNGAGRFLEAQRLEQRTLFDLEMMEATGSCAGIENYSRYFSGRRPGEPPPTLFEYLPDNALVFVDESHVTIGQLGAMYRGDLRRKATLAEYGFRLPSCMDNRPLRFEEWNAMRPQSVYVSATPGSWEMDQTGGVFAEQVIRPTGLIDPPVEIRPAKAQVDDVVDEIRQTNKAGYRTLLTVLTKKMAEDLTEYLHEQGIRVRYMHSDVDTIERIEIIRDLRLGAFDVLVGINLLREGLDIPECGLVAILDADKEGFLRSETSLIQTIGRAARNVDGKVVLYADKITGSMERALAETNRRREKQMAYNEANGITPQSVRSNIHDIVDSVYEQDHVTISIGKGKDGKEQVQVGANLAAVIKDMEAQMREAATNLEFEKAARLRDEVKRLREMELDTLSGEVS; this is encoded by the coding sequence ATGGCGGCCAATAAGCCGCTTTACGCCGAGCGTATGCGCAACAAGCGCGCCCTCGACCGTGCCGACCAAAAACTCGCCGCCGAAGCTGCGCAGGCTGAGGAAGACGCGCGCAAGGCCCTGGCTGCCGCCGAAAAGAAGAAGACCGCCCTCGAAAAGCGCCGCACCACCAAATCCAACAACGACACCGCCACCGGCATGTCGGCGCGGACTAACAAGACCAAGATCAACTCGGTCGACCGTATCGATTTCGGCTTCGGCGAAACCGAGCAGGCCGGCTTCGGCCACAAGCCCAGCGCCCGGGAAATCTCCCGCGCCGCAGCAGCCGATCCGGAGGCGCAGGCCAGGCTGCGCGAAGCCCTCGATGCCTCCGTCAAGAAGAACAAGGCCCGCAATAACGAGGACGTTTCCAACGCCACCACCGTCGGTGTCACCGCCACGGTCAAGGCGCTCGAACAGATCATCCTGCATGGCCGCAAGGAGGTGGAAGGCTCCTCCCCCTGGGTGCCGCACAAGGCATCGAACCTGCTCGAAAAGCGCGGCCTCGCCCGCCCCTTCCGCATGCAGACCGACTACAAGCCCGCCGGCGACCAGCCCACCGCCATCGCCGAGCTCATCGAAGGCATCAACAATGGCGAGACCGACCAGGTCCTGCTCGGCGTCACCGGCTCGGGCAAGACCTTCACCGCCGCGCAGGTGATCGCCGGCACCAACCGCCCGGCCCTCATCCTTGCCCCCAACAAGACCCTCGCCGCCCAGCTCTACGGCGAGTTCAAGTCCTTCTTCCCCGACAACGCGGTCGAATACTTCGTCTCCTACTACGACTACTACCAGCCCGAGGCGTATGTTCCCCGGACGGACACGTATATCGAGAAGGAATCCACCATCAACGAGCAGATCGACCGCATGCGCCACTCGGCCACGCGCGCGATCCTCGAGCGCGACGACGTCATCATCGTCGCCTCCGTCTCCTGCATCTACGGCATCGGCTCGGTCGAAGACTACACCGCGATGACCATCGACGTGCAGAAGGGCCAGAAGATCGACCAGCGCGAGCTGCTCGCCAAGCTGGTGGCCCTGCAATACAAGCGCGGCGACACTGGCTTCGTTCGCGGCACCTTCCGCGTGCGCGGCGACACGGTCGAAATCTTCCCCGCCCACTACGAAGCCGCCGCCTGGCGCGTCTCGCTCTTCGGCAACGAGATCGAGTCCATCACCGAATTCGATCCCCTCACCGGCAAGAAGTCCGCCGACCTCACCTTCATCCGCGTCTTCGCCAATTCCCACCACGTGACGCCGCGCACCACGATGAATCAGGCGCTCAAGCTCATCCGCGCCGAACTGTCAGCGCGCCTCCAAGAACTCAACGGCGCCGGCCGCTTCCTCGAAGCCCAGCGCCTCGAACAGCGCACCCTCTTCGATCTCGAAATGATGGAAGCCACCGGCTCCTGCGCCGGCATCGAGAACTATTCCCGCTACTTCTCCGGCCGCCGCCCCGGCGAGCCGCCACCGACCCTGTTCGAATACCTGCCCGACAATGCCCTGGTCTTCGTCGACGAAAGCCACGTCACCATCGGCCAGCTCGGCGCCATGTATCGCGGCGATCTGCGCCGCAAGGCGACCCTGGCCGAATACGGCTTCCGCCTGCCCTCCTGCATGGACAATCGCCCCCTCCGCTTCGAGGAGTGGAACGCCATGCGCCCGCAATCGGTCTATGTCTCCGCAACGCCCGGCTCATGGGAAATGGACCAGACCGGCGGCGTCTTCGCCGAACAGGTCATCCGCCCCACCGGGCTCATCGACCCCCCGGTCGAAATCCGCCCCGCCAAGGCCCAGGTCGATGACGTGGTCGACGAAATCCGCCAGACCAACAAGGCCGGCTACCGGACCCTCCTCACCGTCCTCACCAAGAAGATGGCCGAGGACCTCACCGAATACCTGCACGAACAGGGCATCCGCGTCCGCTACATGCACAGTGACGTGGACACCATCGAGCGCATCGAAATCATCCGTGACCTCCGCCTGGGCGCCTTCGACGTGCTCGTCGGCATCAACCTTTTGCGCGAAGGTCTCGACATCCCCGAATGCGGCCTCGTCGCCATTCTCGACGCCGACAAGGAAGGCTTCCTGCGCAGCGAAACCTCGCTGATCCAGACCATCGGCCGCGCCGCCCGCAACGTCGACGGCAAGGTCGTCCTCTATGCCGACAAGATCACCGGCTCCATGGAACGCGCCCTCGCCGAAACCAACCGCCGCCGCGAAAAGCAGATGGCCTACAACGAAGCCAACGGCATCACCCCCCAATCCGTCCGCTCCAACATCCACGACATCGTCGACAGCGTCTACGAACAGGACCACGTCACGATATCAATTGGCAAAGGCAAGGACGGCAAGGAACAGGTCCAGGTCGGCGCGAATTTGGCGGCCGTCATCAAGGACATGGAAGCCCAGATGCGCGAAGCGGCGACGAATTTGGAGTTTGAGAAGGCGGCCCGCCTCAGAGACGAGGTCAAACGCTTGCGCGAAATGGAACTCGATACCTTGTCGGGAGAGGTGTCGTAG
- a CDS encoding NACHT domain-containing protein codes for MTDQATEAAFAATAAQMAKEYVDSTLSQVSRMVKNQILPHLVDFREYMSVTYRKCNSIKLIVDRDQVHRLDAIYVKGKYTNGGQAYDDDDLADMVRQSGRVVVQGFGGIGKTVLLKYIWLCIFKSSEGKIPLFIELRRLNELKAVDLLSFIRASLAPSGQPMSEEQFSTLLRAGRFIFLFDALDELNDELKTEIEKQILGLSYTYGDCGFLVSSRHDARFQSWEQFVVFQSKAFDRAQIEDVIKKVPFDIKTRNKFLAEIIQKKFERYETFLSTPLLAIMMLITFDQFADIPDKIHIFYRYAFQTLYTLHDAGKESFRRRRKSGLSEDDFTKIFSIFCLATYMRRAISFDRQRLIEEILVASRRAGVTVNAAKYVEEVLESVNLMYEEGIMISFTHRSFQEYFAAFALTNHFANDFGRLAGRIPNARSDSVFSLAYEMNKELVEDAYLVPTYEQFRSTFPDFFNKDCPELTLVGHLGLNYLVFMGHRSNKNSLMSERYSVAPFADFIKRAAAFLPDLRGINVGETQLTTDFEPGFRRLCIKISELAGYDQKVVAPFVTMALDSGRVTVEGNGDTRWQAELGSSLLSMWLEDKAAKKMITEAIGSYRLLSSKVDAAMNAVKMRSSQRGETLDELLD; via the coding sequence TTGACTGACCAAGCGACAGAAGCCGCGTTTGCCGCTACCGCCGCTCAGATGGCGAAAGAATACGTCGATAGCACTCTGTCGCAAGTGTCGCGGATGGTCAAAAACCAGATTCTCCCGCATCTGGTCGACTTTAGAGAATACATGTCAGTGACCTACCGGAAGTGTAACTCGATAAAACTGATCGTAGATCGGGATCAGGTGCATAGACTTGATGCAATCTATGTCAAAGGCAAGTATACCAACGGTGGTCAAGCGTACGATGACGACGATCTTGCGGACATGGTCCGACAGTCTGGTCGAGTGGTAGTTCAGGGTTTTGGTGGTATTGGAAAAACAGTATTACTAAAGTATATTTGGCTATGCATTTTCAAGTCGTCGGAAGGAAAGATTCCCCTATTTATTGAGCTAAGAAGGCTCAATGAACTTAAAGCCGTAGACCTTCTCTCGTTCATCAGGGCCAGCCTTGCTCCGAGTGGGCAGCCAATGTCGGAAGAACAATTTAGTACATTGCTCCGCGCAGGGAGGTTCATTTTTCTCTTTGATGCCCTCGACGAGTTAAACGATGAGCTAAAGACAGAAATTGAGAAGCAAATACTTGGATTGTCCTATACATATGGTGATTGCGGTTTTCTTGTTTCTAGTCGACACGATGCGCGCTTCCAAAGCTGGGAACAGTTTGTTGTATTCCAGTCTAAGGCGTTTGATCGGGCCCAGATCGAAGACGTCATTAAGAAGGTCCCATTCGACATAAAAACTAGAAACAAGTTTCTTGCTGAAATTATCCAGAAGAAATTTGAGCGCTATGAAACATTCTTAAGTACCCCGTTATTGGCGATTATGATGCTAATAACATTCGATCAGTTTGCTGACATCCCCGACAAAATTCATATATTCTATCGTTATGCTTTTCAGACCCTGTATACTTTACATGATGCCGGAAAGGAGTCTTTCAGAAGGAGAAGAAAATCTGGTCTAAGTGAGGATGACTTCACTAAGATATTCTCTATTTTCTGTCTGGCGACTTACATGCGTCGAGCAATCTCATTTGATCGCCAACGCTTGATTGAGGAAATTTTGGTCGCATCGCGGCGGGCGGGAGTAACGGTCAACGCAGCAAAATACGTAGAGGAAGTGCTCGAGTCTGTGAACCTAATGTACGAGGAGGGTATCATGATATCCTTCACCCACCGTTCGTTCCAAGAGTACTTTGCGGCCTTTGCGCTTACCAATCACTTCGCAAACGACTTTGGTCGCCTGGCTGGTCGGATACCCAATGCGAGGTCTGACTCTGTATTCTCACTGGCCTATGAGATGAATAAGGAATTGGTCGAGGACGCCTATCTCGTACCGACATACGAGCAATTCCGCTCAACTTTTCCTGACTTCTTTAACAAGGATTGTCCAGAGTTGACGCTGGTAGGTCATTTGGGTCTGAATTATCTGGTGTTTATGGGCCATCGGTCAAACAAGAATTCGCTGATGTCTGAGCGTTATTCAGTGGCTCCATTCGCTGATTTTATTAAGCGTGCCGCTGCATTTCTTCCGGACCTGCGCGGTATTAACGTCGGCGAAACGCAGTTGACCACCGATTTTGAGCCTGGCTTTAGGAGGCTTTGTATCAAAATCTCCGAGTTGGCCGGATATGATCAGAAAGTAGTTGCCCCATTTGTTACGATGGCACTGGATAGTGGAAGGGTCACCGTCGAAGGTAATGGGGATACTCGATGGCAAGCTGAATTAGGAAGTAGCCTGCTAAGTATGTGGCTCGAAGATAAAGCCGCGAAAAAGATGATAACAGAAGCAATCGGGAGTTATCGATTGTTGTCGTCGAAGGTCGATGCAGCAATGAATGCTGTGAAGATGCGATCTTCGCAGCGAGGCGAAACTTTGGATGAACTCCTCGACTAA